Below is a window of Geomonas oryzisoli DNA.
AGTCCTTCTCGTAGCGACGCATCATGTTGATGCGGGCCAACGCCAGTTGCGAGTTGTCCTGCAAGGTGCCGCGGTTGCTGGTCAGATCGCTCAGGTGGAACTGCATCCTGCTCATGCCCCAGTAGGTCGCTGCGCCGATCAGCACGATGAACAGAAGCACGGTGTTGAACAGAATGAACAGGCGGGTGCCTATCTTCAGGTTGCCAAGCATCAAAAACCTCCGTGACGATTTTTCCGTGGTAACTCGGGACGTTACCCACTTGTTGAGGCTTATCGCCAGCTTTGCTTTGAACTTTACCTCCCTGGCCGGGTTCTAACATTATTTGTTGTTTACGTGTCTACAAACCCAAAACCATCGGCCACGGAGAACGTCTGAGAACATCTGAGAAAAACAAAGAGGCAACAGCTTTATGGGTTAAACCAGCGTCTTGCTTTTCGCTTCGCTCCGATTTCCTCAGATTTTCTCCGGGGCCAATGGTTTAAGGTGTTGCGCTAAAAAGTGTTGCCGCGGCTTTTCAAGAGTTGTATTAAAAGGCGTGCGGCAAGAGCCGCCTTGCTCATGAAGGGGGGAGAGTATGAAGTTTCCCGTTTCGGAACTGATAGAGAGGGTCCACCCGCCGCCGATCTCGGAGGTGAAGGGGTGGCTCGCGGCCGCCAACACCACGCTTGACCTGATCGACCTGTGCCAGGCGATCCCCGATTATCCCCCCCCGCCCGAGCTGATCGACCACTTGGAACAGGTGATGCGCGACCCGCTCACCTCGCGCTACAGCATCGACGAGGGGCTTGCCGAGGTGCGCGAGGCGATCTGTTGCGGCTACCGGCGCCTCTACGACGCCTGCATCGACCCCTCACAGATCTGCCTCACCATCGGGGCAAGCCAGGCGCTGTGGCTCGCCATGGTCACCCTGTGCCGCGCCGGTGACGAGGTCATCGTGCAGCTCCCCGCCTACTTCGACCACCCCATGGCGCTCGCCGTCCTGGGGATCCGCTGCGTCTTCGCCCCCTTCGACGAATCAAACGGAGGTCTTCCCGACCCTGCCGTCATCGCCGGCCTCATCACCGAGAAGACCCGGGCCATCCTCCTGGTCACCCCCAGCAACCCGACCGGAGCGGTGACCCCGCCGGAGACGATCGAGGAGCTCCATCAACTGGCGCGGCGGCGCAACGTGGCGCTGGTGCTGGACGAGACCTACAACAGTTTCATCACCGGCGGCGTCCGCCCCCACGACCTGTTCCGG
It encodes the following:
- a CDS encoding aminotransferase; translation: MKFPVSELIERVHPPPISEVKGWLAAANTTLDLIDLCQAIPDYPPPPELIDHLEQVMRDPLTSRYSIDEGLAEVREAICCGYRRLYDACIDPSQICLTIGASQALWLAMVTLCRAGDEVIVQLPAYFDHPMALAVLGIRCVFAPFDESNGGLPDPAVIAGLITEKTRAILLVTPSNPTGAVTPPETIEELHQLARRRNVALVLDETYNSFITGGVRPHDLFREPSWGDHFVHIASFGKTFALTGYRAGMLAASQRFIEHALKAQDTMAVCQPRVTQHAVRYGFEHLSDWVAQNRVMMERRHEVFRAEMVKPGNPFRLVASGPFFGWVAHPCAGKTGREVAKRLVEESAMLLLPGEVFGPGLEGYLRLAFGNIREETIPEAVQRFREFKV